One region of Demequina sp. TMPB413 genomic DNA includes:
- a CDS encoding Mu transposase C-terminal domain-containing protein, with protein sequence MDARARWRILRLHVEDQVPLARLARETDVGLRTLERWHARYRADGYAGLETASRADAGSRRLPPDLVDLIEGLALSKPRPAIATIHRKVTGICAARRWPVPSYSVVWDIVRTLDPGMVTLALEGAASYRDKHELVLRRQAELPNAMWQSDHTMLDILVVGTDGKPARPWLTTILDDCSRAVCGYTVFLGAPSAMNTALALRQAIWHKTDPAWPMCGLPDVLYVDHGSDFTSDQLAHTAVDLHIRLIHSTVARPQGRGKIERFFGTINTELLATLPGHITEGHPWPTPKLSLAALDSALEAFVATYNHRTHSELGTSPRSAWIADGWLPRMPESLEDLDRLLLTVAKTRVVRRDGIRFQGLRYVSPTLAGYVGRSVVIRYDPRDITEIRVFDHDEFVCKAVNQEHHDQKVSLKEIQAARNARRRALRAGINERIALVAAPTETPRITEAPAPAPRSALKIYKEDLR encoded by the coding sequence GTGGACGCTCGAGCGCGGTGGCGAATCCTCAGGCTCCACGTCGAGGACCAGGTGCCCCTCGCGCGCTTAGCTCGCGAGACCGATGTAGGGCTGCGGACCCTGGAGCGCTGGCACGCCCGCTACCGCGCCGACGGCTACGCCGGACTGGAGACAGCCTCACGGGCGGACGCCGGCTCCCGCCGCCTTCCGCCCGACCTCGTCGACCTGATCGAGGGCCTGGCACTGAGCAAGCCGCGGCCGGCCATCGCCACGATCCATCGCAAAGTCACGGGCATCTGCGCCGCCCGGAGGTGGCCGGTCCCCTCCTACTCGGTGGTGTGGGACATCGTGCGGACCCTGGATCCCGGCATGGTCACCCTCGCCCTGGAGGGCGCAGCGTCCTACCGCGACAAGCACGAGCTGGTGCTACGCCGGCAAGCAGAGCTGCCCAACGCGATGTGGCAATCCGATCACACCATGCTCGACATCCTGGTGGTGGGCACCGACGGCAAGCCCGCACGGCCATGGCTGACAACGATCCTCGACGACTGCTCCCGGGCGGTCTGCGGCTACACAGTCTTCCTGGGCGCACCGTCGGCGATGAACACCGCCCTGGCGCTGCGCCAAGCGATCTGGCACAAGACCGACCCGGCCTGGCCGATGTGCGGCCTGCCCGACGTGCTCTACGTCGACCACGGCAGCGACTTCACCAGTGACCAGCTCGCCCACACCGCCGTCGACCTCCACATCCGACTGATCCACTCCACCGTCGCCCGACCCCAGGGACGGGGCAAGATCGAGCGGTTCTTCGGCACCATCAACACCGAGCTACTCGCCACCCTGCCCGGACACATCACCGAAGGGCACCCCTGGCCGACACCGAAACTGTCCCTGGCCGCCCTCGATAGCGCCCTGGAGGCGTTCGTGGCCACCTACAACCACCGCACGCACAGCGAGCTCGGAACCTCCCCGCGCAGCGCGTGGATCGCCGATGGCTGGCTGCCCCGAATGCCCGAGAGCCTGGAAGACCTCGACAGACTGCTGTTGACCGTCGCCAAGACCCGCGTCGTGCGCCGCGATGGCATCCGCTTCCAGGGCCTGCGCTACGTCTCGCCAACTCTGGCCGGCTACGTCGGACGCTCGGTCGTGATCCGCTACGACCCCCGCGACATCACCGAGATCCGCGTCTTCGATCACGACGAATTCGTCTGCAAGGCCGTCAACCAAGAGCACCACGACCAGAAGGTCAGCCTCAAGGAGATCCAGGCCGCGCGCAACGCCCGCCGCCGGGCGCTGCGAGCCGGCATCAACGAACGCATCGCCCTCGTGGCCGCACCTACCGAGACGCCACGGATCACCGAAGCACCGGCTCCGGCGCCGAGGTCGGCGTTGAAGATCTACAAGGAGGACCTCAGGTGA
- a CDS encoding AAA family ATPase yields the protein MSQRFIVTKEHRRFTEFADAVRRGHTIGLCFGSAGVGKTLSARRYAHYEKAHDLLTYWGPRSDNDAKIYAALNRSRTVLYTPSVLTTPRTLKDELTQAITRTNMCIEQHLVPPGTATPEAWGWRHGRNYVELIIVDEVERLRPAALELLRDRYDRDDIALILIGMPGLEKQFSHYPQFYSRVGFAHQYRPLGQDELLFVLERHWRSLGKTLDPDDFTDAQAIAAIARITRGNFRLLERLFPQIQRVLKINELDTITNDVIEAAQSTLVIGVT from the coding sequence GTGAGCCAGCGCTTCATCGTCACCAAGGAGCACCGCCGCTTCACCGAGTTCGCCGACGCCGTGCGCCGCGGGCACACCATCGGTTTGTGCTTCGGATCAGCCGGCGTAGGAAAGACACTCTCCGCGCGCCGCTACGCACACTACGAGAAGGCTCATGACCTGCTGACCTACTGGGGGCCGCGCTCCGACAACGACGCCAAGATCTACGCCGCCTTGAACCGGAGCCGCACCGTGCTCTACACCCCCAGCGTGCTGACCACCCCGCGGACCCTGAAGGACGAGCTGACCCAAGCCATCACCCGCACCAACATGTGCATCGAGCAGCACCTCGTACCTCCCGGCACGGCCACTCCCGAGGCCTGGGGATGGCGACACGGCAGGAACTACGTGGAGCTGATCATCGTCGACGAGGTCGAACGACTGCGTCCCGCCGCTCTGGAACTGCTGCGCGATCGCTACGACCGCGACGACATCGCCCTGATCCTGATCGGCATGCCCGGCCTGGAGAAGCAGTTCAGCCACTACCCCCAGTTCTACAGCCGAGTCGGCTTCGCCCACCAGTACCGGCCCCTGGGACAAGACGAACTGCTGTTCGTCCTCGAGCGACACTGGCGATCCCTCGGCAAGACCCTCGACCCCGACGACTTCACCGACGCCCAAGCCATCGCAGCCATCGCACGGATCACCCGCGGCAACTTCCGGCTCCTCGAACGCCTCTTCCCCCAGATCCAGCGGGTCCTGAAGATCAACGAACTCGACACCATCACCAACGACGTCATCGAAGCCGCACAGAGCACCCTGGTCATCGGTGTCACCTGA